DNA from Sulfurimonas gotlandica GD1:
CAAATGGATTCTAAATCTTATTCTCTACATAGAACGAAGTGTCTATGATAACGACTATCCTGAACTAAATCCCAACCTGTGTGAGTTTGGAAAATGGATGCACAGTGCTACTACTTCTTACCTTATATCTACCACTCACTTTAAAGTCATAGAAAAACTTCATATGAATCTTCATGACTTGGCGGCTAATGTCGTAAACCACTGTCAAAATAACAATGATCCACGTCCATCAACACTAATACATCTTATGCAGCGTATAGATTATTATTCGCTTGAGATAGGAAATGAAATAGCATTTCTAAATGAGATAGAAGAGAGTGCAAAAGATCCGCTTACGCATCTTCTAACAAGAAGACTGTTTAATAAGATCATGCTAAATAAGCTAGATATTGCAAAGGCGACTGGTAGAGAATTTGCTCTTATGATGTGCGACCTAGATCACTTTAAAAGAGTAAATGACAGCTATGGTCATGCAGTTGGAGATGTTGTACTAAAACACTTCTCAAGCATTTTAGAAGAGATACTTCGCAAATCAGATTATATATTTAGATTTGGTGGTGAAGAGTTTATGGTTTTACTGCCTATGACTGACAAAAAAGAAGCTCTAATACTAGCTCAAAAAGTTTGTGATGCAATAGTCGCTTCTGAAGTAATAGTGGAAGATATAACTATAAAATATACGGTAAGTATTGGGACTATATCAATTATTATTGACAACAGTGTAGTAATAGGACAAGAAGCAATAGATAAGTACATTACACAAGTTGATGAAAGACTGTATCTTGCAAAAGAGCGAGGAAGAAATCGCGTAGAATAGTTATGTGTTTGGAAGTTTTTAAAGGTCTTCAGTGGTGGACGAGACCACTTGCATATAGCTCTACGGCACCTTAAAATAGGCACTTTAAAGAAGTGGTTTCAAAAAAAGTTAACACATATGTAACACCACTATGTATTTATTAGCGTTTTACACTGCTCTTTGAACTTTGGAAGACCATTTCTAATAATCCATTCTACTATGGCTAGATTAACACCTTCGTAGTCATGAGCTATGTAAGTTCTAACATCATACATACCTTTGACATCATTATCATCAAAGGCACTTAAAATATCATCTGCATGTTCTTTTTTTAGTTTGTTGAATTGTTCAGCTATTGCAGTAAGATGCATTAATATTGCTGGTCTATCTGTCACATAATCTTCGAGTGCTTTTGTGATGCTTCCAGAGTTATCTACTATTTGTTCTATATAGTCAATTTTCTCCAGAATGAGATAAACTTTACTAATAGACTCTTTAGACATATATTGCTCTGTCTATAATAAACTTCTTACCTGTTTTTCCCATACCAGTACTATCTGCTAAATCAACAGGCAAGCCTAGCGCTAAGCTTAGCTCTGCTTGTATTTCATGGATACGCTTGATAGAACCAAAACCGTATTTACTTGCAAAGGCTGGTGTTGCTTCTACAAGAATATCTACATCGCTATCTGCATCTGCTTCGTCACGAGAGTAAGAGCCAAAAAGTGCTTGAATTAAAAAGCCTTCTTCTTGGTATTTAGCTTTAACATTTTTAAGATAATTAAGTATTGATTCTTTATTCATAATTAGGATTATAGCATTTTTTACACCATTTAAAAACTGCAATGTCAAGCATTTGCGTTATCTGTGTAGTTTCTGTGTGACTTGTGTAACTATGCAGACATGAGTTTGTGAAAGCGTGCAAATACTCAAATATTTTTTGATGTTTATGTAAAATATTTGGATAGAAGTATAAATATTTATAAATAGATAGTTTGGTGTGTGCAAGAAAATTTATAATTTTTAAAAAAGTGTTTGGAAGTTTTTAAAGGTCTTCAGTGGTGGACGAGGAGAGGTTCGAACTCTCGGTAGGATTACTCCTACGCATCCTTAGCAGGGATGTGGTTTCAGCCGCTCACCCACTCGTCCATTTGAAGACGGGAATTATAATGGTTTTTGTATAACAGTTAGCTTAAATCAAACAAGTTTATATTATAATTTTTAAAAGCGATAAAAGGAATAAATTATGAGGCTCTTCATATACTTTTTATTTACTGGTATGCTACTCGCAAACACCTACCCTAACTTTACAGAAAAAGATTTTATACACATTCAAAACACTGCAGGTAGGATTGCTAAAAATAGAGCTGATGACTATCAAAAGACTATAGATTCATATAAAAAACTTCCAAAAAGCAAGCAGCTTTTAAAAGTCAACTTCTACTTAAACCAGCTTCTACCTCAGTATGATGATATTATGCAAAAACAAGAAGACTATTGGGCATCTCCAAAAGAGTTTTTAATTGCAGGCTTTGGAGACTGTGAAGATTATGTAATCATCAAATACTTCACTTTGTTAAAACTTGGTTTCGATAAAAAGAAATTGTTTTTAACTACTGTAAATGAGAAGTATATAGGCGGCTATCATATGGTGCTTAGTTATTTTGAAAAAGAAGGTGAATCACCACTGATTTTGGACAATCTTAGTTTTAGAATTTTGAAACTTGAAACTAGGAAAGATTTGGAAGTAGACACTTTCATAAATACTCTCGGAGTCTATAAAATAGACAAGAACAACAGACTTATAAAAGTACAAAGTAGCTCTCCTAAATTTCAAGAGCTACTTCAAAAAGTAAAAAAAGAAAACTAGAGCTTTTCTAAAATCTTAGCTACTACTTCTGCCGGATTAGCGGATTGATAGATTGGACGACCTACAACTATAAAGTCCACCATTGCACTCTTGGCAAATGCTACATCTGCAACTCTTTGCTGGTCTCCTGCATCTTCACCAAAAGGACGAATACCTGGAGTCAGTGT
Protein-coding regions in this window:
- a CDS encoding sensor domain-containing diguanylate cyclase, encoding MQIIKQYSQEIQECVQDFNISLQSLQGDHTKDLLYTHALIEYKKLFLNLLLSISDEEIEHNTKVLVNFTIEHEISYLFLYSELITVVRKLLGILLEKNDLEHIHEINNFFTEHENRITSLYLHRFLKKLKLKSELRLSHISIMQDKKFMVHYESHIKWILNLILYIERSVYDNDYPELNPNLCEFGKWMHSATTSYLISTTHFKVIEKLHMNLHDLAANVVNHCQNNNDPRPSTLIHLMQRIDYYSLEIGNEIAFLNEIEESAKDPLTHLLTRRLFNKIMLNKLDIAKATGREFALMMCDLDHFKRVNDSYGHAVGDVVLKHFSSILEEILRKSDYIFRFGGEEFMVLLPMTDKKEALILAQKVCDAIVASEVIVEDITIKYTVSIGTISIIIDNSVVIGQEAIDKYITQVDERLYLAKERGRNRVE
- a CDS encoding HepT-like ribonuclease domain-containing protein, with the translated sequence MSKESISKVYLILEKIDYIEQIVDNSGSITKALEDYVTDRPAILMHLTAIAEQFNKLKKEHADDILSAFDDNDVKGMYDVRTYIAHDYEGVNLAIVEWIIRNGLPKFKEQCKTLINT
- a CDS encoding nucleotidyltransferase family protein gives rise to the protein MNKESILNYLKNVKAKYQEEGFLIQALFGSYSRDEADADSDVDILVEATPAFASKYGFGSIKRIHEIQAELSLALGLPVDLADSTGMGKTGKKFIIDRAIYV
- a CDS encoding transglutaminase-like cysteine peptidase; amino-acid sequence: MRLFIYFLFTGMLLANTYPNFTEKDFIHIQNTAGRIAKNRADDYQKTIDSYKKLPKSKQLLKVNFYLNQLLPQYDDIMQKQEDYWASPKEFLIAGFGDCEDYVIIKYFTLLKLGFDKKKLFLTTVNEKYIGGYHMVLSYFEKEGESPLILDNLSFRILKLETRKDLEVDTFINTLGVYKIDKNNRLIKVQSSSPKFQELLQKVKKEN